From a region of the Marinomonas mediterranea MMB-1 genome:
- a CDS encoding surface carbohydrate biosynthesis protein, giving the protein MKILISIDHKWRDLPGYILLGETLKKKGHTVDYCRNGLERFFVYYHCPDVVIWNHVLDKGSQLLACELKKNGVKVLLLPTEGIPTLVGYRDFAHGAFSDLSGVYKAYTWNSEAKVSLEKNSTICNDDIAVIGVPRFDVYHPKNNFMIVNREEFYNRHALNLNKKTILFATNFTQASFFNKNQEFLEKDAKNLGFDKVVSDVNDNARRDYESRSYFLDSLSLVSKTFSDSNIILKLHPSEDHAFYSSIIDSFSNVKIIETDYIWDVLFHSDIEIKRSCTTGIESWLIDKPTIEYHLNPDEWYYSEEHASGSRIVRSNAELIEAIKFGLSDKERFNSSLVNRRKKVLSAWVGDFDGCRTQKLAEDIDKIDSYANYPLNFKRLRGSAVAYLLSSFDWMLHDIRTYGLIGRLTGIYMDKLGRYDKQFHFKDTKTWTKKIKVTD; this is encoded by the coding sequence ATGAAAATATTGATATCTATAGACCACAAGTGGAGAGACCTTCCAGGCTATATTCTTCTGGGAGAGACACTGAAGAAAAAAGGTCATACTGTAGACTATTGTAGAAATGGCTTAGAAAGGTTTTTTGTATATTATCACTGTCCTGATGTTGTTATCTGGAATCATGTTTTGGATAAAGGTTCTCAGTTATTAGCCTGCGAACTAAAAAAAAATGGAGTTAAGGTTCTCTTATTGCCAACAGAAGGTATACCGACATTAGTGGGATACAGAGATTTTGCTCATGGTGCTTTTTCTGATTTGTCTGGCGTTTATAAAGCGTATACGTGGAATAGTGAGGCAAAGGTAAGTTTAGAAAAGAATTCGACGATTTGTAATGACGATATCGCGGTTATTGGTGTGCCCAGATTCGATGTATATCACCCTAAAAACAATTTCATGATAGTTAATAGAGAGGAGTTTTATAATAGACATGCCCTCAACTTAAACAAGAAGACTATACTTTTTGCTACGAATTTCACGCAGGCTTCATTTTTCAATAAAAACCAGGAGTTTCTGGAAAAAGATGCTAAGAATCTTGGCTTTGATAAAGTGGTTTCTGATGTGAATGATAATGCAAGAAGAGATTATGAGTCTCGAAGTTACTTCTTAGATAGCTTGTCTTTAGTTTCTAAAACTTTTTCCGATAGCAATATAATATTGAAACTACATCCTTCAGAAGATCATGCTTTTTATAGTTCTATTATAGACTCTTTTTCAAATGTAAAAATTATAGAGACCGACTATATCTGGGATGTACTGTTCCATAGTGATATAGAAATAAAAAGGTCTTGTACTACAGGAATTGAATCATGGTTAATAGATAAACCAACAATAGAGTATCATTTAAATCCGGATGAATGGTATTACTCTGAAGAGCATGCGAGTGGAAGTAGGATTGTTAGAAGTAATGCAGAGTTAATAGAGGCGATTAAATTTGGTTTGAGTGATAAAGAACGCTTTAATTCGAGCCTTGTTAATCGAAGAAAAAAAGTATTATCGGCTTGGGTTGGGGATTTCGATGGATGTCGTACACAAAAATTGGCAGAGGATATAGATAAGATTGATTCATATGCGAATTACCCATTAAATTTTAAACGATTAAGAGGTAGTGCAGTTGCGTATTTGTTGTCTAGTTTTGACTGGATGCTTCATGATATACGTACGTACGGACTTATTGGTAGGTTGACTGGGATCTATATGGATAAACTTGGGCGGTATGATAAACAGTTTCACTTTAAAGATACTAAAACTTGGACGAAAAAGATTAAAGTCACTGATTAA
- a CDS encoding lipopolysaccharide biosynthesis protein codes for MKGKKLRSFFKASFFTLIRFFLVSVLSFVQLPILIGVYGAEGLGYWALYQSLTVVGVVSLLEFGLSASLTRSYSLLSKSRKISLIHSDFSIANTIYIFLSFALFVIYLVALQFAEKLNDVYLFIIFFLVLQFPAFNLRALLSSQLYFSWIAVWDLSRSVLIFLFVIFLAFWEEMEIEYLFLFDSFVSFLIYCFFYRLSLSKGLHSSGFSSVSKDFFIRHTEISGIGFFNRLIGIVHQYGPHYFAFIFIGPAGAGYLSAFRRLPSFLKQVQGAVNSVVLPFVARLDRGKKQEETMYVLTKISYSVFSVLFLFFIIFVKEILLLWLGEESSEYFFCVAVLLTMQTLICPFLPILSGLYDKRYLFLSAIFSFVSVVFLGLSLAYIENDVAFVMYVIALSQLPLFFSGVYFFRQIARIRFGKLIVESLFYIVLPSFALFVSVFYEALYVKFAFYILLIILVVIFQYFSLNNQMKNELKGYINSRFL; via the coding sequence TTGAAAGGTAAAAAATTGCGAAGTTTTTTTAAGGCTAGCTTCTTTACACTTATTCGTTTTTTTTTAGTGAGTGTGCTTTCATTCGTACAGTTACCTATTCTAATCGGCGTTTACGGTGCAGAAGGTTTAGGGTATTGGGCTCTTTATCAATCTTTAACTGTAGTAGGAGTTGTATCGTTGTTGGAGTTCGGCTTATCCGCTTCACTGACGCGATCTTACTCTCTGCTTTCAAAATCAAGAAAAATTTCTTTAATACATAGTGACTTCTCAATAGCAAATACTATATATATTTTTCTATCTTTTGCGTTGTTTGTGATATATTTAGTGGCGTTGCAGTTTGCTGAGAAACTTAATGATGTATATCTTTTTATTATTTTCTTTTTGGTTCTCCAGTTTCCCGCCTTTAATCTGAGGGCTTTATTAAGTAGCCAGCTTTATTTTTCATGGATAGCTGTTTGGGATTTGAGTAGAAGTGTACTGATTTTTTTATTTGTTATTTTTCTTGCATTTTGGGAGGAAATGGAGATTGAATATCTTTTTCTCTTTGATAGTTTTGTAAGCTTTCTAATTTATTGCTTTTTTTATAGACTTTCCTTATCGAAAGGGTTGCACTCTTCTGGTTTTAGTAGCGTTTCTAAAGATTTCTTTATTAGACATACGGAGATTTCGGGGATAGGCTTTTTTAATCGGCTGATAGGGATTGTTCACCAATATGGTCCACATTACTTTGCTTTTATATTTATTGGTCCTGCCGGGGCTGGATATTTGAGTGCTTTTCGACGTTTACCATCTTTTCTAAAGCAGGTGCAAGGAGCTGTCAATAGCGTTGTTCTTCCGTTTGTAGCGCGTCTTGATAGAGGAAAAAAACAAGAAGAAACAATGTATGTTCTTACTAAAATTTCCTATTCTGTTTTTTCTGTGTTGTTTTTATTTTTCATTATATTTGTAAAGGAAATATTGCTTCTTTGGCTAGGGGAGGAAAGTTCAGAATACTTTTTTTGTGTAGCTGTTCTATTGACAATGCAAACATTAATTTGCCCATTTTTGCCTATTCTTTCAGGTCTTTATGACAAGCGTTATTTATTTTTAAGTGCTATCTTTTCGTTTGTAAGTGTGGTTTTTTTAGGGTTAAGTCTAGCTTATATTGAAAATGATGTTGCTTTTGTTATGTATGTGATTGCATTGTCGCAACTTCCACTGTTCTTTTCCGGTGTTTATTTTTTTAGACAGATCGCAAGGATTAGATTTGGAAAGCTAATAGTAGAAAGTCTTTTCTATATAGTACTTCCATCTTTCGCTTTGTTTGTGTCTGTTTTTTATGAAGCATTATATGTTAAGTTCGCTTTTTATATCCTATTGATTATTCTGGTTGTAATTTTTCAATATTTTTCATTGAACAATCAAATGAAGAATGAACTAAAAGGTTATATCAATTCGAGGTTTTTATGA
- a CDS encoding capsular polysaccharide export protein, LipB/KpsS family, with translation MSFDIVFVLIAKRDYGFFSKVADRLSSQGKSIAFISFVEYDSSKYPMFYPFKHEMKGSFEGIEQKLSFSLRDLIRHDVETFNASPYSMIEKAGRYIEYMDVFFSKYSVGCVIQEIGGFVANLSVYYMARKHSEKHIFIEPSFFKNRALFLIDSINPPELLCDDINMSPEVKTYMDNYHSKHLVSYSDKDKSHYTSSFEKFLKYENWKALSSKLVDITTGRYTEFRYPINHVKRYVSFFVNDFFSSTLNYYSKLEDVEEGFIYFPLHVPGDFQLTTRAPEYLDQLKVVEYILKSAPINKPVVIKQHPAMRGSLSCWDVRRLKSLYRNFFVLESSINNYEVLKKSGLVITINSKSGFEAMVLERPLICLSNTFYSHLPGVNVSSIDRLRKELNQAMFQAKATLVDSAVVDLFLLSLFENTKEFNLYNNSAKNLDKCAEAIEEVLSFA, from the coding sequence TTGAGTTTCGATATTGTGTTTGTGCTAATCGCTAAAAGAGATTATGGGTTCTTTTCAAAGGTGGCTGATAGGCTGTCATCGCAAGGTAAGTCAATTGCTTTTATTAGCTTCGTTGAATACGACAGTTCAAAGTATCCCATGTTTTATCCTTTTAAGCATGAGATGAAGGGTAGTTTTGAGGGTATTGAACAAAAACTTTCTTTTTCTTTGAGGGATCTTATTAGACATGATGTTGAGACATTTAATGCTTCCCCGTATAGCATGATTGAAAAAGCGGGGAGGTACATAGAGTATATGGATGTGTTTTTCTCAAAGTATAGTGTTGGTTGTGTTATCCAAGAAATCGGTGGTTTTGTCGCAAACTTGTCAGTATATTATATGGCAAGGAAACACTCTGAAAAACATATATTCATTGAACCTTCTTTTTTTAAAAATAGAGCACTTTTTTTGATCGATTCGATAAACCCTCCAGAACTACTCTGTGATGATATAAATATGTCTCCTGAAGTGAAGACATATATGGATAATTATCACTCAAAGCATTTAGTGAGTTATTCTGATAAAGATAAGTCGCATTATACTTCTTCATTTGAAAAGTTTTTAAAATATGAGAACTGGAAGGCTTTATCCTCGAAGTTAGTTGACATTACTACTGGACGTTATACAGAATTTAGATATCCTATTAATCATGTAAAGCGATATGTATCATTTTTTGTCAATGATTTTTTTAGCTCCACATTGAATTATTACTCCAAGCTCGAGGATGTAGAGGAAGGCTTTATTTATTTTCCTCTACATGTACCAGGGGATTTTCAACTTACTACTCGCGCTCCTGAGTACCTCGACCAGTTAAAGGTTGTAGAGTATATTCTTAAGTCTGCACCGATAAACAAGCCTGTAGTTATTAAACAGCATCCGGCAATGCGTGGGTCTCTAAGTTGTTGGGATGTACGGAGGCTTAAGTCGCTTTATAGAAATTTTTTTGTATTGGAATCATCCATTAATAATTATGAAGTGTTGAAAAAAAGTGGGTTGGTGATTACTATAAATTCAAAGTCTGGTTTTGAGGCAATGGTTTTAGAGAGGCCTTTAATATGCCTATCCAATACGTTTTATAGTCATCTTCCGGGGGTGAATGTTAGTTCAATTGATAGACTTAGAAAAGAATTGAATCAAGCTATGTTTCAAGCGAAGGCAACGCTAGTGGATTCTGCTGTGGTCGATTTGTTTCTTCTATCTCTATTTGAAAATACGAAAGAATTTAATTTATATAATAACTCGGCTAAGAATCTAGATAAATGCGCTGAGGCAATTGAGGAAGTGTTAAGTTTTGCTTGA
- a CDS encoding glycosyltransferase family 4 protein, producing the protein MKIAIVHDWLVTYAGAERVLEQVLNTFPQADLYSIVDFIDDDRSWLLEKTVKTSFVQKLPFAKSKYRTYLPLMPLAIEQFDLSSYDLVISSSHAVAKGVITGPNQLHICMCYSPIRYAWDLQHQYLRESNMAGGFKGLIARYFLHKVRIWDVRTAHGVDHFISISNYISKRVKKVYGRQSDVIYPPVYVDDFTYNEDKEDYYITSSRMVPYKRIDLIVSTFSNHFKDKTLVVIGDGPEFEKIDKIAGDNVLLLGHQPFSVLNEKLSKAKAYIFAAEEDFGIAPLEAQACGTPVIAYGAGAALETIHGDVNNGNATGIFFDDQTEESLSLAINEFEALDGLISSESCRKNANRFSKDRFCRELEKYIRTKYITWNDND; encoded by the coding sequence GTGAAGATCGCTATTGTCCACGACTGGCTGGTAACCTATGCAGGAGCAGAGCGTGTTCTTGAGCAAGTTTTAAATACTTTTCCCCAAGCAGACCTTTATTCAATTGTCGATTTTATAGATGATGACCGCTCTTGGCTTTTGGAAAAGACTGTAAAGACTTCTTTTGTGCAAAAGCTTCCTTTTGCTAAGAGTAAATACCGTACTTACCTTCCGTTGATGCCCTTGGCGATTGAACAGTTTGATTTAAGTAGTTATGACTTGGTGATCTCTTCCTCTCATGCTGTAGCGAAAGGTGTAATTACTGGACCAAATCAATTGCATATTTGTATGTGCTATAGCCCCATTAGATATGCATGGGATTTACAGCATCAGTACCTTCGAGAGTCAAATATGGCTGGAGGCTTTAAAGGGTTGATAGCTCGATACTTTCTTCATAAAGTCAGAATTTGGGATGTACGTACAGCACACGGTGTAGATCACTTTATATCTATATCGAATTACATATCAAAGAGGGTAAAGAAAGTTTATGGAAGGCAGTCTGATGTTATCTACCCTCCGGTATACGTAGACGATTTTACTTATAATGAAGATAAAGAGGATTATTATATTACTTCCTCTAGAATGGTGCCTTATAAAAGAATTGACCTTATTGTCTCTACCTTTTCAAATCACTTTAAGGATAAAACTCTAGTTGTTATCGGAGACGGGCCGGAGTTTGAAAAAATTGATAAAATTGCAGGTGATAATGTGTTGTTGTTGGGGCACCAGCCATTTTCTGTTCTCAATGAAAAGTTATCTAAGGCTAAGGCCTATATTTTTGCAGCTGAAGAAGATTTTGGTATCGCGCCTTTAGAAGCTCAGGCATGTGGGACCCCAGTAATTGCATACGGAGCGGGAGCTGCTTTAGAGACGATTCACGGGGATGTTAATAATGGAAATGCAACCGGCATCTTTTTTGATGATCAAACCGAAGAAAGCCTTTCATTGGCTATCAATGAATTTGAGGCCCTCGATGGGCTTATTTCAAGTGAATCGTGCCGTAAAAATGCTAATAGGTTTTCAAAAGATCGGTTTTGTAGAGAATTAGAAAAGTATATTCGAACAAAATATATTACTTGGAATGACAATGACTAA